From Verrucomicrobia bacterium S94, the proteins below share one genomic window:
- a CDS encoding RluA family pseudouridine synthase: protein MNEIQYSAAELDDLILFADNHLLAVNKPAGLLTQDSGTGLRNLEDWSREWVRVDKNKPGAVFLNAVHRIDKVVSGVVLFARTSKALGRLNEDVRKRNVKKVYHVLVEGAPGKPADKLIHWLSHENHKARVCREGDKGAQRAVLCYRELPEGGSFQRLEVDLETGRYHQIRAQLAAIGCPIVGDAKYGSKTKSPDGTIALHSRELHVLHPTKKEWIRIVAPYPEKSFWN, encoded by the coding sequence ATGAATGAGATTCAATATAGTGCCGCTGAACTGGATGATCTGATTCTGTTTGCAGATAACCACCTGCTGGCCGTGAACAAGCCGGCGGGGCTGTTAACGCAGGACAGCGGAACGGGGCTGCGAAATCTCGAAGACTGGTCTCGGGAATGGGTGCGGGTGGATAAAAACAAACCCGGCGCAGTTTTTCTGAATGCGGTACACCGGATCGATAAAGTAGTGAGCGGCGTTGTGCTGTTTGCCCGCACGAGTAAGGCGCTCGGCCGGCTCAACGAAGATGTCCGTAAACGCAATGTGAAAAAGGTTTATCATGTACTGGTGGAAGGGGCGCCGGGGAAACCGGCGGATAAACTGATCCACTGGTTGAGTCACGAAAATCATAAGGCCCGCGTTTGTCGGGAGGGTGATAAAGGCGCGCAGCGTGCCGTGCTCTGTTACCGGGAACTTCCCGAGGGCGGTAGCTTTCAGAGGCTGGAGGTTGATCTTGAAACCGGCCGCTACCATCAGATCCGTGCGCAGCTGGCGGCCATCGGCTGCCCGATTGTCGGCGATGCAAAATACGGTTCAAAAACAAAGTCGCCCGACGGAACCATCGCTCTGCACAGCCGGGAGCTGCACGTGCTGCATCCGACCAAAAAAGAGTGGATCAGAATCGTCGCGCCGTATCCGGAAAAATCGTTCTGGAATTAA
- the rlmD gene encoding 23S rRNA (uracil(1939)-C(5))-methyltransferase RlmD has translation MYKKKQMVEVEIIDLGDKNQSFGRLDDGMSIFVQGPAAVGDTVKAEIFKIKKKYLVARMRELVKPSPHRTDPVCPYFGLCGGCKWQHMDYTEQLRLKRKQVQDALNHLGGFKTIECADCLPAPELFGYRNKMDFSFTDLRYLTPDEMGTEPGKHEKPLDFALGFHAPGCFSKAIDIDHCDLSTPEMNLTLNTVRAFCLEHKEELPIYSTHTHTGELRNLVVRHGGHTGEFMVNLVTSSHNPQLMKKLTGRLLNALGERLTTFVNNTTSAKNTVAFGEKEYILHGPGYIQDTLGDYTYRISANSFFQTNTVQAEKLYNLILEQAQLKPKDIVYDLFCGTGSITLFASSHCQKVLGVELVESSVNDARENVGRHGVENCQFIQLDMKDFKTIRPELEAFGSPDVVITDPPRAGMNPKAVNMLLEIAPPVIIYVSCNPASLARDGKMLCEEGRYRLASCQPIDMFPQTNHVESVARFERI, from the coding sequence ATGTATAAAAAGAAACAGATGGTGGAGGTCGAAATTATCGACCTGGGCGACAAGAATCAGAGCTTCGGGCGGCTGGATGACGGCATGTCCATATTTGTGCAGGGCCCCGCCGCCGTCGGAGATACGGTGAAAGCCGAGATTTTTAAAATCAAAAAAAAATATCTCGTGGCCCGCATGCGCGAACTGGTGAAGCCCTCCCCCCACCGCACCGACCCGGTCTGCCCCTACTTCGGCCTTTGCGGCGGCTGCAAATGGCAGCACATGGATTACACCGAACAGCTCCGGCTCAAACGCAAACAGGTGCAGGATGCCCTCAACCACCTCGGCGGCTTCAAAACGATCGAATGCGCCGACTGTCTGCCTGCTCCCGAACTGTTCGGCTACCGTAACAAAATGGACTTTTCGTTCACCGACCTGCGTTATCTCACGCCCGATGAAATGGGTACAGAACCCGGCAAACATGAAAAACCGCTCGATTTTGCACTCGGCTTCCACGCCCCCGGCTGTTTCTCGAAAGCCATCGATATCGACCACTGCGACCTTTCCACCCCGGAAATGAACCTGACGCTCAACACCGTCCGCGCATTCTGTCTCGAACATAAAGAAGAGCTACCGATCTATTCCACCCACACCCATACCGGCGAACTGCGCAACCTCGTCGTCCGTCACGGCGGACACACCGGCGAATTCATGGTCAATCTCGTCACCTCATCGCACAACCCGCAACTGATGAAGAAACTGACCGGCCGACTGCTGAACGCACTCGGCGAGCGGCTGACCACCTTCGTCAACAACACCACCTCCGCCAAAAACACCGTTGCCTTCGGCGAAAAGGAATACATCCTCCACGGCCCCGGTTATATTCAGGATACGCTCGGCGATTACACCTACCGAATCTCAGCCAACTCCTTCTTCCAGACCAACACCGTCCAGGCCGAAAAACTGTACAATCTGATTCTCGAACAGGCACAACTGAAACCAAAGGACATTGTATACGATCTGTTCTGCGGAACCGGTTCCATCACCCTCTTCGCCTCCAGCCATTGTCAAAAAGTGCTCGGCGTTGAGCTGGTTGAAAGTTCCGTAAACGATGCCCGCGAAAACGTCGGACGCCACGGCGTCGAAAACTGCCAATTCATCCAGCTCGACATGAAGGATTTCAAAACCATCAGGCCCGAACTCGAGGCCTTCGGCTCCCCCGATGTGGTCATCACCGACCCTCCGCGCGCCGGCATGAACCCCAAAGCGGTAAATATGCTGCTGGAAATCGCGCCGCCGGTCATTATCTACGTCAGCTGCAACCCGGCTTCGCTTGCCCGCGATGGAAAAATGCTCTGTGAAGAAGGCCGATACCGGCTCGCCTCCTGCCAGCCCATCGACATGTTCCCCCAGACCAACCACGTCGAATCCGTCGCCCGCTTTGAACGGATTTAA
- a CDS encoding nitroreductase family protein, with translation METIKNIMTRRSIRSWTNEPVAEEKRKVILEAAMNAPSAADARPWHFVTMDDPEVIRRFTNMGGTEMLEQSTFMVLVCGEQAKEIYPGFWPQDCSCAAQNMQLAAHDLGVGCVWIAVHPLEEREKTCREILNIPEQITPFALLAMGMPAEKHEPEYRYDVERIHSNKW, from the coding sequence ATGGAAACGATTAAAAATATTATGACACGCAGGAGTATCCGCAGCTGGACGAATGAGCCGGTTGCAGAGGAAAAACGCAAGGTGATTCTCGAAGCGGCGATGAATGCGCCATCCGCCGCCGATGCTCGGCCCTGGCACTTTGTAACGATGGATGATCCTGAAGTCATCCGGCGGTTTACGAATATGGGGGGAACCGAAATGTTGGAACAGTCGACGTTTATGGTGCTGGTCTGCGGAGAGCAGGCAAAGGAAATCTACCCGGGTTTCTGGCCGCAGGATTGTTCGTGTGCGGCGCAGAATATGCAGCTGGCCGCGCATGATCTCGGTGTCGGCTGTGTGTGGATTGCTGTGCATCCTTTGGAAGAGCGGGAAAAAACGTGCCGTGAAATTCTGAATATTCCGGAACAGATTACCCCGTTTGCGCTGCTGGCCATGGGTATGCCGGCGGAGAAGCATGAGCCGGAGTACCGTTATGACGTGGAGCGGATTCATTCCAATAAATGGTAA
- the trxA gene encoding thioredoxin: protein MAEGVIELDGNGYEEATKSGVVLVDFWAPWCGPCKMQTPILEKVAAEVGDKAIIAKVNVDENPELAAKYGIRSIPTLILLKDGENKQQFVGLQQQAALVSAIEAEQ from the coding sequence ATGGCAGAAGGCGTAATTGAACTGGACGGCAACGGCTATGAAGAAGCGACCAAGAGCGGCGTCGTATTAGTTGACTTCTGGGCACCCTGGTGCGGTCCTTGCAAAATGCAGACCCCGATTCTGGAAAAAGTTGCAGCAGAGGTTGGCGACAAAGCGATCATTGCCAAAGTCAACGTCGATGAAAATCCCGAGCTGGCTGCCAAATACGGCATTCGCTCCATTCCGACTTTGATTCTGCTGAAGGATGGAGAAAACAAACAGCAGTTTGTCGGCCTCCAGCAACAGGCGGCACTGGTTTCGGCCATTGAAGCTGAACAGTAG
- a CDS encoding rhodanese-related sulfurtransferase, producing the protein MKPIVVCALYKFVKLNDYESLREPLLQFMTDREIRGTLLLAAEGINGTVAGSRMAIDELLAYLRADERLADIDSKESYDETNPFYRTKVRLKKEIVTLGVKGIDPCKTVGTYVEPKDWNELISDPETLLIDTRNDYEIGIGTFKNAVNPNTESFREFPEYVKKNLDPSKHRKVAMFCTGGIRCEKSTAYLKELGFEEVYHLKGGILKYLEEIPEEESMWNGECFVFDNRVAVKHNLEKGEYDQCHACRMPITEDDKKSELYVKGVSCPHCHDRYSAERKARFLERERQIALARERGEEHIGGKVKDLAEQRRIMKQKLKEQTAAARKKTIDAP; encoded by the coding sequence ATGAAACCGATTGTTGTATGTGCACTGTATAAGTTTGTTAAACTCAATGACTATGAATCGCTCCGGGAACCTCTGCTGCAGTTTATGACGGACCGCGAAATCCGCGGAACGCTGCTGCTGGCAGCCGAGGGCATTAACGGCACCGTTGCCGGATCGCGTATGGCGATCGATGAACTGCTCGCTTACCTCAGAGCCGATGAACGGCTGGCGGATATCGACAGCAAAGAGTCATATGACGAAACCAATCCGTTCTACCGCACCAAGGTCCGGCTTAAAAAAGAAATCGTCACCCTCGGTGTTAAAGGGATCGACCCCTGCAAAACAGTGGGTACCTATGTGGAACCGAAGGATTGGAACGAACTGATCAGCGATCCCGAAACCCTGCTGATCGATACCCGGAACGACTATGAGATAGGTATCGGAACCTTTAAAAACGCTGTAAACCCAAACACGGAATCTTTCCGCGAATTTCCGGAATACGTGAAAAAAAATCTAGATCCCTCCAAACACCGGAAAGTCGCCATGTTCTGCACCGGCGGAATCCGCTGCGAAAAATCCACGGCCTACCTGAAAGAACTCGGTTTTGAGGAAGTCTATCACTTAAAAGGCGGCATTCTGAAATATCTGGAGGAAATTCCGGAAGAAGAATCCATGTGGAATGGGGAATGTTTTGTCTTCGACAACCGGGTGGCCGTAAAGCACAACCTTGAAAAAGGCGAATACGATCAATGCCACGCCTGCCGTATGCCCATCACAGAAGATGATAAAAAAAGCGAGCTTTACGTCAAAGGCGTCAGCTGCCCCCACTGCCACGACCGCTATTCCGCCGAGCGGAAAGCCCGCTTCCTGGAACGCGAACGCCAGATCGCTCTCGCCCGCGAACGCGGCGAAGAACATATCGGCGGGAAGGTAAAAGATCTTGCGGAACAACGCCGGATCATGAAACAGAAGCTGAAAGAGCAGACCGCCGCTGCCCGGAAAAAAACCATCGACGCGCCATAA
- a CDS encoding anti-sigma factor antagonist, translating to MRIFFDLKGLSFPDCSGLGVLLSCMRRVRTGGKRQVLYSLQPKVRSWFIRNGVWPLLKPGMTHRPYD from the coding sequence CTGAGAATTTTTTTTGATCTCAAGGGGCTCAGTTTTCCGGACTGTTCCGGTCTCGGGGTGCTGTTGTCCTGTATGCGTCGGGTTCGCACCGGCGGTAAAAGACAGGTGCTGTACAGTCTTCAGCCGAAGGTGCGGAGTTGGTTCATCCGGAACGGGGTTTGGCCATTACTGAAACCCGGGATGACGCATCGGCCATATGATTGA
- a CDS encoding anti-sigma factor antagonist, giving the protein MKSSRIEQRKIIVLEPVQPRLDVQSVPAFKEISGKKITPGFNVIMDLRNVEFIDSTGLGALLSLLRKVKESENQMVLTHVGEQVLAMFRLVKMTRIFDLYDTTDAALEVLTVSPGNHPHS; this is encoded by the coding sequence ATGAAATCCTCCCGTATAGAACAACGTAAAATCATCGTACTTGAACCGGTTCAGCCCCGGCTGGACGTGCAGTCGGTCCCTGCATTCAAAGAAATCAGCGGAAAAAAAATCACTCCGGGATTCAACGTCATTATGGATCTCCGGAATGTGGAATTCATCGACTCCACCGGCCTTGGTGCCCTGCTTTCACTGTTACGCAAAGTTAAGGAAAGCGAAAATCAAATGGTCCTTACCCACGTCGGCGAACAGGTCCTGGCCATGTTCCGGCTGGTGAAAATGACCCGGATTTTTGATCTTTATGACACCACCGACGCAGCCCTGGAAGTGCTGACGGTCTCACCCGGAAACCATCCGCACAGTTAA
- a CDS encoding DUF975 family protein yields the protein MRRLTISKGNNMTGLNDDGGLPKITLPSTEGASGGGFDGGGVTSNADLTAEARESLKGNWGMAVLGYVLYTAFSFSISFFIIAATFFVSVVAGLGGGDVKAAADLIGGVAQLFQFFVMPPVVIGFYAYYLGIAQEDAAHLELLFVGFKRFWKSLGVYFFYILFIYLWMLLLIIPGFIKCFSYSQAFFIIADDEDCGPLEAIRRSREMMAGNKWKFFCLNLRFIGWGLLALLTFGIGYLWLVPYIQTSLAKFYEDVK from the coding sequence ATGCGCCGTCTTACGATTTCCAAGGGGAACAACATGACTGGATTAAATGATGATGGCGGGTTGCCGAAAATTACATTGCCTTCAACCGAAGGGGCTTCCGGCGGCGGGTTTGATGGCGGTGGGGTAACATCCAATGCCGATCTGACGGCTGAGGCCCGGGAGTCGCTTAAAGGTAACTGGGGGATGGCGGTTCTCGGCTACGTTTTATACACTGCGTTCTCATTTTCCATTTCTTTCTTTATCATTGCAGCCACGTTTTTTGTGAGCGTGGTTGCCGGGTTGGGCGGTGGAGATGTTAAAGCCGCTGCAGACCTGATCGGTGGAGTGGCCCAGCTTTTTCAGTTTTTTGTGATGCCGCCGGTAGTTATTGGGTTTTATGCGTATTACCTGGGAATTGCTCAGGAGGATGCGGCCCATCTGGAACTGTTGTTTGTCGGGTTTAAGCGGTTCTGGAAATCGCTGGGCGTCTACTTTTTCTATATTCTGTTTATCTATCTGTGGATGCTGCTGCTGATCATTCCCGGCTTTATTAAATGTTTCAGTTATTCGCAGGCTTTTTTCATTATTGCCGACGATGAGGATTGCGGGCCGTTGGAGGCCATTAGACGGAGCAGGGAAATGATGGCGGGGAACAAATGGAAGTTTTTCTGCCTCAACCTGCGGTTTATCGGATGGGGTTTGCTGGCTTTGCTGACGTTCGGTATCGGGTATCTGTGGCTGGTTCCGTACATACAGACCTCGCTTGCAAAATTTTATGAAGATGTAAAATGA
- a CDS encoding tRNA guanosine(34) transglycosylase Tgt: MSEPTIGTFELHGTDPSCKARRGTFHTKHGRVETPVFMPVGTQATVKGMSPAEMHELDCEILLGNTYHLNDRPGPDLIERMGGLHEFMGWDRAILTDSGGYQVFSLGSMNKITDEGVSFRSHSDGRKHFIGPRESMEIQRKLGSDIAMVFDECPPYPSEKEYACKAVRRTLDWAAICREAPRAEGQLFFGIAQGSVYADLREECAKALVDMEFDGYAIGGVSVGEPDELIIRGVEDTVDHLPKEKPRYLMGVGEMAQMVESVARGVDMFDCVMPTRQARNGTVSTRRGRYPVKAALYKEDTRPLEEGCTCYACKNFTRAYVRHLLNVGEILGLRLVTMHNLHCYLEFMREMRKSIEEGRFAEFRAEFHAGYSVICEDHVLNVKENN; the protein is encoded by the coding sequence ATGTCTGAACCAACCATTGGAACTTTTGAACTGCACGGCACCGATCCTTCCTGCAAAGCGCGGCGCGGAACCTTTCATACCAAACACGGCAGGGTGGAGACGCCTGTTTTTATGCCGGTGGGCACCCAGGCGACGGTTAAAGGCATGTCGCCGGCGGAAATGCACGAGCTGGATTGTGAGATTCTGCTGGGCAATACCTATCATCTGAATGACCGGCCGGGCCCGGACCTGATTGAGCGGATGGGCGGGCTGCATGAATTTATGGGCTGGGACCGCGCAATTCTGACCGACAGCGGCGGCTATCAGGTCTTCAGTCTCGGTTCGATGAATAAAATCACGGATGAGGGCGTTTCGTTCCGGTCGCATTCCGATGGACGGAAGCATTTTATCGGTCCGAGAGAATCGATGGAGATTCAGCGTAAGCTGGGGTCGGATATCGCGATGGTTTTTGATGAGTGTCCGCCGTATCCGAGCGAGAAGGAATACGCTTGCAAAGCCGTACGCAGAACCCTAGATTGGGCGGCTATTTGCAGGGAAGCGCCCCGGGCGGAAGGCCAGCTGTTTTTCGGTATTGCGCAGGGGAGTGTCTATGCGGATTTGCGCGAGGAGTGTGCCAAGGCGCTGGTCGATATGGAATTTGACGGCTACGCCATCGGCGGTGTGAGTGTCGGCGAACCGGATGAGCTGATTATCCGGGGAGTGGAGGACACCGTGGATCATCTGCCGAAGGAGAAACCGCGCTACCTGATGGGTGTCGGCGAAATGGCCCAGATGGTGGAGTCGGTGGCACGGGGTGTTGATATGTTTGACTGTGTGATGCCCACCCGCCAGGCCCGTAACGGCACGGTTTCCACCCGGCGTGGACGCTATCCTGTGAAAGCGGCCCTCTATAAGGAGGATACCCGCCCGTTGGAGGAAGGATGTACCTGCTATGCGTGTAAAAACTTTACACGTGCATATGTGCGTCATCTGCTCAATGTCGGCGAGATTCTGGGGCTGAGACTGGTAACGATGCATAACCTGCATTGCTATCTTGAATTTATGAGAGAGATGAGAAAATCGATTGAAGAAGGCCGTTTTGCCGAATTCCGTGCGGAATTCCATGCCGGCTATTCGGTCATTTGCGAGGACCACGTTTTAAACGTAAAGGAGAACAACTAG
- the yajC gene encoding preprotein translocase subunit YajC, with translation MNLLPLTIAQAEAAPAAAGSPLQFPIMMVILFAIMYFMMIRPQKRREKERKEMINSVKSGARVLLTSGIIGEVVNVKENTLIIKISDNTKVECVRAAISQILEKGETPAEIEATK, from the coding sequence ATGAACCTATTACCCCTTACCATCGCACAGGCTGAGGCGGCTCCGGCGGCTGCCGGATCGCCGCTGCAGTTCCCGATCATGATGGTTATTCTGTTCGCGATCATGTATTTCATGATGATCCGTCCGCAGAAGCGCCGCGAAAAGGAACGTAAGGAGATGATCAATTCGGTGAAGAGCGGCGCCCGCGTACTGCTCACCAGCGGAATCATCGGCGAAGTCGTCAACGTGAAGGAAAATACGCTGATCATCAAAATTTCGGACAACACCAAAGTTGAGTGCGTTCGCGCGGCCATTTCCCAGATTCTGGAAAAAGGCGAAACTCCGGCCGAAATCGAAGCAACGAAGTAG
- the secD gene encoding protein translocase subunit SecD: protein MDKNKLWKWISLFFLTGMSVWMVADLGVTWGLDLQGGSSFTIQVDEDDVRQKLVEGDETISSVDQLKDSDVKKKVQETQQIAVEIIRNRIDGLGTAEPEIYPQGNDRIVVRLPGVDPETRAEARAQISRDAVLSFKLVHKDSAQWVAEVFGSGQMPPGFKMGGQDNAGIFLVRDREAMADEELDREFFKRLRRFGDKPADFMLMEDRHKDNSKIYRPEYIERRRQMGGDRVQNASVMPDPMTGLPTISLEFDSEGRNEFGRITEENVNRRLAVILDDKLYSAPNINEAIYGNASISGSFSNAEARKLANVLKAGALPGRVKIVEERTVAPTLGHDSISSGIKAIIIGGVAVLVFMGVYYLIPGMIANFSLIFVLLLLPIGMVVSSGFLGAATGSLQGGGISLPTLTLYGIAGIVLTVGMAVDANVLTFERMREEWKVGKSVSGAINAGYNKAFSTILDANVTTLLTAVILFWQGSGPIRGFAVTLSAGIIVSMFIVLVITRLGFNTLADNGMLKSIKMLSIPGLQNANFNFLGSRKIAAAVSLLIIIGSWGLFFKKGDANFGVDFKGGSVITFEFDQKQDIEVVRAALNDAGFPTAGIAYQADVSGGEVLELKISDSGEEAEPALEAVKALDGGYIDVKNDSVGSQIGSELKRKGLMAIIWSLVGIIIYISIRFEFAFACGAITALAHDVLITVGLFCALGNELSMPIIAALLTIVGYSVNDTIVVFDRIREDLKLEKGKSYQEIANLSINQTLSRTLLTSVTTLLTVIMLLLFGGGAVQDFALALTIGILVGTYSSIFVATPVVLLWHKGEKKVQ from the coding sequence ATGGACAAAAATAAACTCTGGAAATGGATCTCTCTCTTTTTTCTGACCGGTATGTCGGTCTGGATGGTGGCGGATCTTGGGGTGACCTGGGGGCTGGACCTGCAGGGCGGTTCCAGTTTCACGATTCAGGTCGATGAAGATGATGTGCGCCAGAAGTTGGTTGAAGGCGATGAAACAATTTCTTCGGTCGATCAGCTTAAAGATTCGGACGTAAAGAAAAAGGTTCAGGAAACGCAGCAGATTGCGGTTGAGATTATCCGCAACCGTATTGATGGGCTGGGTACTGCAGAACCTGAAATTTATCCGCAGGGAAATGACCGGATTGTGGTTCGTCTTCCCGGTGTCGATCCGGAAACCCGTGCAGAAGCCAGAGCGCAGATTTCACGCGATGCGGTGCTGAGCTTCAAGCTGGTCCATAAAGACAGCGCGCAGTGGGTCGCGGAAGTTTTCGGTTCCGGTCAGATGCCGCCCGGTTTTAAAATGGGTGGGCAGGACAATGCGGGGATTTTCCTGGTACGCGATCGAGAAGCCATGGCCGATGAAGAGCTCGACCGCGAATTCTTCAAGCGTCTGCGCCGGTTCGGCGACAAGCCGGCTGACTTTATGCTGATGGAGGACCGTCACAAGGATAATTCCAAAATTTACCGTCCTGAATATATTGAGCGCCGCCGCCAGATGGGCGGAGACCGTGTGCAGAATGCATCGGTTATGCCGGATCCGATGACCGGTCTGCCGACGATCTCACTCGAATTTGATTCAGAAGGCCGCAACGAATTCGGTCGTATTACGGAAGAAAATGTAAACCGGCGTCTTGCGGTGATTCTTGATGATAAACTGTATTCTGCGCCGAATATCAATGAAGCGATTTACGGGAATGCATCGATTTCCGGAAGTTTCAGTAACGCTGAAGCCCGCAAACTGGCCAATGTGCTGAAAGCCGGGGCTCTGCCGGGCCGGGTGAAAATTGTGGAAGAACGTACGGTTGCTCCGACTCTCGGCCATGATTCAATCAGCAGCGGGATCAAAGCGATTATCATCGGTGGAGTTGCCGTGCTGGTCTTTATGGGCGTCTACTATCTGATTCCGGGGATGATTGCGAACTTCTCGCTGATTTTCGTTCTGCTGCTGCTGCCGATCGGCATGGTGGTTTCATCCGGATTTCTCGGTGCGGCCACGGGATCGCTGCAGGGCGGGGGAATCAGTCTCCCGACGCTGACGCTTTATGGTATTGCCGGTATTGTGCTGACTGTCGGTATGGCGGTGGATGCCAACGTACTGACCTTTGAGCGTATGCGTGAGGAATGGAAAGTCGGCAAGTCCGTTTCCGGCGCCATTAACGCCGGTTACAATAAAGCTTTCAGCACCATTCTGGATGCGAACGTTACGACTCTGCTTACCGCCGTTATTCTGTTCTGGCAGGGTTCCGGTCCGATTCGCGGCTTTGCGGTGACGCTGAGTGCGGGTATTATTGTTTCGATGTTCATCGTGCTGGTCATTACCCGTCTTGGGTTTAATACGTTGGCGGATAACGGTATGCTCAAGAGCATTAAGATGCTGTCTATTCCGGGGCTGCAGAATGCAAACTTTAATTTCCTGGGCAGCCGGAAAATCGCTGCAGCTGTGTCGTTGCTGATTATTATCGGTTCGTGGGGCCTTTTCTTTAAGAAAGGTGATGCGAACTTCGGGGTCGATTTTAAAGGGGGGTCCGTGATTACCTTTGAATTCGACCAGAAGCAGGATATCGAAGTGGTCCGCGCTGCACTGAATGATGCCGGATTTCCGACGGCGGGTATTGCCTATCAGGCTGATGTCAGCGGCGGGGAAGTGCTGGAACTGAAAATCAGTGATTCCGGTGAAGAAGCGGAGCCGGCCCTTGAGGCGGTTAAAGCTCTCGACGGCGGCTATATTGATGTTAAAAACGACAGTGTAGGTTCGCAGATCGGATCTGAGCTGAAGCGTAAGGGGCTGATGGCCATTATCTGGTCGCTGGTCGGCATCATTATCTATATTTCGATCCGCTTCGAATTTGCTTTTGCCTGCGGTGCCATTACTGCATTGGCGCATGACGTGCTGATTACGGTCGGGCTCTTCTGTGCGCTGGGTAATGAGCTGAGTATGCCGATTATTGCAGCCCTGCTGACTATTGTCGGTTACTCGGTGAACGATACGATTGTGGTGTTTGACCGTATTCGGGAAGATCTGAAGCTGGAGAAGGGCAAATCCTATCAGGAAATTGCGAATCTCTCCATCAACCAGACCCTCAGTCGTACGCTGCTGACCTCGGTGACTACGTTGCTCACAGTGATCATGCTGTTGCTGTTCGGCGGTGGTGCAGTACAGGATTTTGCACTGGCACTGACTATCGGTATTCTGGTGGGCACCTATTCTTCAATCTTTGTGGCCACACCGGTGGTTCTGCTCTGGCACAAGGGAGAGAAAAAGGTTCAGTAG
- a CDS encoding cation transporter: protein MTEKRHRLAFPIMNFLLQRVVVQDLPADSHENRTRLGMLAGWVSTVMSGFMAAAKFFLGFISGSVSMMADATNNLTDMGSSLVIALGFQWSRKPRDEDHPFGHGRIEAVATLVLAIALILVGAEVGRSGIERLVNPKPVEAPFWVLVMVGLTVAVKTWMAVFARQLARLSKSKVLEADAWNHAFDIVCTLMVLVALLSSGYGWGAVDGWTAIGVAGFILYTGVSYAREAIDILLGKKPDPETVREIHDAVLDVDGVMGVHEIMVHHYGDVKMVSFHVEVDANISLVDAHLISEEAESAVERSFRWRALAHLDPVDRSHPFFDVLSRSVHEFLEQEHCLVDVHDLRAEGDAEPFSISFDLVTDMETSRTEYDGIYDRAVQWLEERIGRQVNRVEIGIEAAVESAPMVRRAFRLPDAGK, encoded by the coding sequence ATGACTGAAAAAAGACACAGATTAGCGTTTCCGATCATGAACTTTCTGCTTCAGCGGGTGGTGGTTCAGGATCTTCCGGCTGATAGCCATGAAAACCGCACACGCCTCGGCATGCTGGCCGGGTGGGTGAGTACGGTGATGAGTGGGTTCATGGCGGCGGCAAAGTTTTTTCTCGGTTTTATCTCCGGGTCGGTTTCGATGATGGCCGATGCCACAAACAATCTGACGGATATGGGCAGTTCGCTGGTGATTGCCCTGGGTTTTCAGTGGTCGAGAAAACCGCGGGATGAGGATCATCCTTTCGGTCATGGACGAATCGAGGCTGTAGCCACCCTGGTGCTGGCGATTGCGCTGATTCTTGTGGGGGCCGAGGTTGGACGTTCGGGCATTGAACGACTGGTGAATCCGAAACCGGTTGAAGCCCCGTTCTGGGTGCTGGTGATGGTCGGGCTGACGGTTGCGGTTAAGACCTGGATGGCGGTTTTTGCGCGGCAGCTTGCGCGGCTTTCAAAATCAAAAGTATTGGAGGCCGATGCCTGGAATCATGCTTTTGATATTGTCTGTACGCTCATGGTTCTGGTGGCTCTGCTCAGTTCCGGATACGGGTGGGGGGCTGTCGATGGTTGGACGGCAATCGGTGTGGCGGGGTTTATTCTCTACACCGGAGTTTCATATGCGCGGGAGGCGATCGATATTCTGCTGGGTAAAAAGCCGGATCCTGAAACCGTACGTGAAATTCATGATGCTGTGCTCGATGTTGACGGTGTGATGGGGGTGCATGAAATCATGGTGCATCACTACGGTGATGTGAAAATGGTATCTTTTCACGTGGAGGTGGATGCCAATATCAGCCTTGTGGATGCCCATCTGATCTCGGAGGAGGCGGAATCGGCTGTGGAACGGAGCTTCAGGTGGCGGGCTCTGGCTCATCTCGATCCGGTGGATCGGTCCCATCCGTTTTTTGATGTGCTCAGCCGCAGTGTGCATGAGTTTCTGGAGCAGGAACACTGTCTGGTGGATGTGCACGATCTGCGCGCGGAAGGTGATGCGGAGCCGTTCAGTATTTCCTTTGATCTGGTTACTGATATGGAAACGTCCCGCACTGAGTATGATGGGATTTATGATCGGGCGGTCCAATGGCTGGAAGAGCGCATCGGACGGCAGGTGAACCGGGTTGAGATCGGTATTGAAGCCGCTGTGGAAAGTGCTCCGATGGTCCGCAGGGCATTCCGGCTTCCAGACGCAGGAAAATGA